In Methylomagnum ishizawai, one DNA window encodes the following:
- a CDS encoding glycosyltransferase, whose translation MTRVCHIISGLGTGGAEMMLYNLVGRMDRSRFDVSVISLLDRGDLGGRIERTGTQVRVLGMQRGLPTPTALWRLRKQLKALRPEVIQGWMYHGNLAATLGAALAGGDIPVVWGIHHSLYDLGQERFLTRQVVRLGARLSRSPAATVYVSRLGAGQHAAFGFDNTRARVIPNGFDGERFQPDPDTREAVRAELGLAADAVLVGLFARYHPMKDHGNLLRAAARLIGSQPQARFLLAGTGVDAANPELRGQIDRLGLQGKVILLGERRDIPRWMAGLDILCMSSSHGEAFPMVVGEAMASGVPCVVTDVGDAGGLVGDTGRVVPPRDAEALAAALAALVALKPQQRLALGLAARRRVLEHFSLDGVVGEYQALYQALARPR comes from the coding sequence GGACTGGGCACCGGCGGGGCCGAGATGATGCTTTATAACCTCGTCGGGCGGATGGACCGCTCGCGCTTCGATGTTTCGGTGATTTCGCTGCTGGACCGGGGCGATCTGGGCGGGCGGATCGAGCGGACCGGGACGCAGGTGCGGGTATTGGGCATGCAGCGCGGCCTACCCACGCCCACCGCGCTGTGGCGGCTGCGCAAGCAACTCAAGGCGCTGCGCCCGGAGGTGATCCAAGGCTGGATGTATCACGGCAATCTGGCGGCGACGCTGGGCGCGGCCCTGGCGGGCGGCGATATCCCGGTGGTCTGGGGCATCCATCATTCGCTGTACGACCTCGGCCAAGAGCGTTTTTTAACCCGGCAGGTGGTCCGGCTCGGTGCCCGGCTGTCCCGGAGTCCGGCGGCGACGGTCTATGTCAGTCGCCTGGGGGCCGGACAGCACGCGGCTTTCGGTTTCGATAACACGAGGGCGCGGGTGATCCCGAACGGCTTCGACGGCGAGCGCTTCCAGCCCGACCCGGATACCCGCGAAGCGGTACGCGCCGAACTGGGGTTGGCGGCGGATGCGGTCCTGGTCGGCCTGTTCGCCCGCTATCATCCGATGAAGGATCATGGCAATTTGCTCCGCGCCGCCGCCCGCTTGATCGGCAGCCAGCCCCAAGCCCGCTTCCTGTTGGCCGGTACCGGGGTGGATGCGGCCAATCCCGAACTCCGCGGCCAGATCGACCGGCTCGGCTTGCAAGGCAAGGTGATCCTCTTGGGCGAGCGCCGCGATATTCCGCGCTGGATGGCCGGGCTGGATATCCTGTGCATGAGTTCCTCGCATGGCGAAGCCTTCCCCATGGTGGTGGGCGAGGCCATGGCGTCCGGGGTGCCCTGTGTCGTGACCGACGTGGGCGATGCCGGGGGGTTGGTGGGCGATACGGGCCGGGTGGTGCCGCCCAGGGACGCCGAAGCCTTGGCCGCCGCGCTGGCCGCTCTGGTCGCGCTGAAGCCGCAACAACGGCTGGCGCTGGGCTTGGCGGCGCGGCGGCGGGTGCTGGAGCATTTTTCGCTGGACGGCGTGGTCGGCGAATACCAAGCCCTGTATCAAGCCCTGGCCCGGCCCCGCTGA